In the Brevinematia bacterium genome, CTAATTTCAAGGCATTCTCCACAAGAGTTTGAGTCTTACCGTAGAAGTAGCTAATAACAAAGAACACTGAAGGGATAATTACTGCAAGTATCATCAGAGAAAGTAAAATAGAACTTTTGAAGGCAAAACCTAATCTAAACCCCCTCATATCACCCTCCGTCCAAAATTATATACAACTATACTCAATAAAGTCTAAAATTCACAATCGGGTGTAATTTCTCTTTCTTACTCCCAACTTAACTACCACTTTTTTTACAGGTACCTAAGAAGCTTAGTATGAAGTGAAATCTTGTAACTAGTGAACGCTGTCTAAGAACAATTATAAGCAAAAAAGTAAGCAAAAAGTCTAGAATCTTACTTCCTAATGGAAATTTATTGTCCTAGCTAAAACATAAATGGAATTTAAAAGCTTCTCTTGATTAAAATTTAGCTACCTTTTAAGGAGGTAAGTATGAAGAGAATAGGAATACTTACGGGTGGAGGAGATGCTCCCGGACTAAACGGTGTCATCATGGGAGCGTATTTTAGGATAAAAAAAGATCTCCCAGATGTTGAGATCTTAGGTTTGCTTGAAGGGTGGAGGGGACTGATTGAGAAGAAGTATACAGTATTGAAAGATGAGGATGTCAAAGACATTCACAGAGAAGGTGGAACAATAATTGGTTCTTCCAGAACTAACCCCTACAAAAATGAAGAAACTGTAAAGAAAGTCCACCAAAGCTTTAAGGAATTAGAGCTAGATGCTCTTATAGCGATAGGTGGTGAAGACACACTAGGTGCAGCAAACAAGCTTGCTAAAGATGGTTTTCCTGTTGTGGGTGCACCAAAAACTATTGACAACGATTTAAATGTCACAGATTACACATTCGGATTTGACACTGCAGTAAACATTGCTATGGATGCCATTGATAAGCTTCACACAACAGCAAAGTCCCACAGGAGAATAATGGTTGTTGAGATAATGGGAAGACACGCAGGATGGATAACTCTATGGGCAGGAATAGCAGGAGGAGCACATATGGTTCTACTTCCCGAAGAAGTAACAAAAATAACAGAAGTTGCAGAATTTGTCAAAAAGAGAAAAGAAAAGGGTGAACTATATACGATAATAGCAGTATCCGAAGGAGCAATATTGGACACAGGCGGGGTCCAAAACTTTGTTTTTGAGGATGCCAAAACTGATGAATTCGGTCATGTAAGACTTGGTGGTATCGCAAAACAACTTGCAAAATATA is a window encoding:
- a CDS encoding ATP-dependent 6-phosphofructokinase; protein product: MKRIGILTGGGDAPGLNGVIMGAYFRIKKDLPDVEILGLLEGWRGLIEKKYTVLKDEDVKDIHREGGTIIGSSRTNPYKNEETVKKVHQSFKELELDALIAIGGEDTLGAANKLAKDGFPVVGAPKTIDNDLNVTDYTFGFDTAVNIAMDAIDKLHTTAKSHRRIMVVEIMGRHAGWITLWAGIAGGAHMVLLPEEVTKITEVAEFVKKRKEKGELYTIIAVSEGAILDTGGVQNFVFEDAKTDEFGHVRLGGIAKQLAKYIEDTTGIETRYVVLGHLQRGGAPTAFDRILSLRFGINVGELVLRKEWGKMVALRGTEIVAVPLEEAVQELKVVPKKVIDELKSIL